Genomic DNA from Alkalihalobacterium alkalinitrilicum:
TATCCTGCCAACTTCGCGATCCGATCGCTATGTAAACCAGCACAATTGATTAATAACTTTGAATGAAATGTACCTTTCGTTGTTTCAATCACAACGTCATCATCTGATTCCACAATATTTTCAACGAAAGTATTTAAACGTAACTCCCCACCCGATGCTACCATCAGTTCAGCGAATTTTTCACTGATTTGTTTATAATTTACAATGCCCGCCATCGGAACGTGTATAGCAGCTACCCCATTAACATGTGGTTCAATTTCCTTTAATTGACCAGCACTAATTTTATTGATATTTAATTCATTTTGTAGTCCTCGTTGATACAGTTGTTCTAAAAGTGGTAATTCCTCTTTTTTGGTAGCCACGATGACTTTTCCACATATTTCATGGTCAATTTGATATTCGTTACAAAATTGATTCATTAAATGACTACCTTCACGTGCAAACCTTGCTTTGTAACTACGTGGTTTATAATAAATACCTGAGTGAATAACCCCACTGTTGTGACCTGTTTGATGCTTTGCAAAACAATCTTCCTTTTCTAAAAGTAAAACTTTTGCGTTTGGATACTTCTTGAATAAAGCAACCCCAACAGAAAGTCCGACGATACCACCACCAACTATTGTAAAATCATACATGTCTTCTCCTCCTTTTCAGCCTCTTCCCCTCTAATCTCTTAATTGTCTTTTTTAGATCTTTATTGAGTCCTATATGCACTTTAATTTCTGAAACTAAAAAGTGAAACTTCCATCAGTGAGCGTTTTCCTCTTCCTCCACTGATGGTTAGTTGAGTCCCAAAGCCTATTTCTTATTACGATACAAATATATCGTCAGCGGTGCAAATATAACGACGATGACTAAAGAGGATAGAAGAACAACGCCAATTTGTTCAAATGTCACAGTTCCTTGCATTAATCCTCGCACAGCTGTGACTAATAATGTTATTGGATTTACTTCAACAAAAGCTTGAAGCCATGATGGCATCGTTTCAGGATCAACAAATACGTTACTACCAAATGTTAATGGAAAGAGGACGACCATACTCACACCCATTACAGCGTTTGGCGTCCGCATTACTAACCCTAATGAAGTAAAAATCCATGATAAGCTAAAAGCAAAAACAAGTAGGAGTAAGACTCCTAAAAGAACACCAATCACACCTCCAGATGGACGGAAACCTAAAATTAAACCGAGAACGATAACGATTGATGAGGCAATCGTGTAACGAATCGTATCTGCTAGTAATGCTCCCACGAGGGGTGAGGGACTCCAAATCGGTAAAGAACGAAAACGATCAAAAATACCTTTGGATATATCGGTATTTAAAGCAGTTCCTGTATAAATCGACGTAAATACGACCGTTTGTACTAAGATGCCTGGTAAAAGGAATTGTAAATATTCACTCGGCGAGCCCGCCAGCGCACCACCAAATAAATAAGTAAACATGAGTGTAAACATAATAGGAAACATCGTCACATCAAAAAGTTGCTCAGGTACATACTTGATTTTTAAAATTGCCCGCCAAGCAAAGACAAATGAAGACGTAATTCCATTGGCTTTCGGAGGTCGATCACGTGTTGAAAGTGCCGTTCTTAACGCTTCATCTACCCCGTCTTTTGTTGTGTTGCTCGTTGTATTCAAGTTGATTCCTCCTTCGTATCTTCCTCAGCTGGTCGACCTGTTAACGTGAGAAAGACTTCATCGAGACTCGGCTGGCCAAGTGAAAAATCTGCAATTCCAATTCGAGCTCGAGCGAGTTCTCCTAGTGCATAAGCAATCCGCTCCGTATCGGAAACTCGAGCGGAAAGTGCTGCAGGATCTGATGAAAGGTGAATCGATGTTTCTAATATTTCAGTCAGCAATTGTTCTGCTTGTGATCTCACTTCTGGATCAAGCAGGCGAATATGAAGTGTCCCTGAACCTACCGAAGCTTTCAACTCACCACTCGTTCCTTCTGCAATAACTTTTCCTCGGTCGATTACGGCAATTCGGTCTGCCAATTGGTCCGCCTCATCTAAGTATTGAGTTGTTAATAAGACTGTCGTTCCTGTACTAACTAGCACCCGTACTATATCCCACACTTGATTACGGCTACGTGGATCTAATCCTGTTGTTGGTTCATCAAGAAAAAGCAAATCTGGTGTAACAACAATACTTGCAGCTATATCAATTCGACGTCGCATCCCTCCAGAATATTTTTTTACTTGTTGCTTTGCAGCGTCCTTCAAATCAAAGGCCCATAATAATTCATTGGCCCGCTGTTTTGCTTGCTTCCGTGAATAACCCATGAGTCTGGCAATCATCAACAAATTTTCGAAACCAGATAAATCTTCATCAATCGAAGCGAACTGACCTGTCAAACTAACTCGCTGCCTCACTTCATCTGCCTCCTGAACTAAATCATGACCGAGTATTCGAGCGGTCCCCCCATCTGGTTGCAATAAAGTGGCTAACATCCGAATAGTTGTCGTTTTTCCCGCACCATTTGGTCCTAAAATACCGTAAACGGTTCCAGCAGGTACTTTTAAGTTAACCCCATCCACTGCGCGGTTTTTACCAAATGTTTTTACAAGACCTGTCGCATCTATTGCCAATGGGGTATTTTTTTGTAAATGATTCGTATCGCTCACTCTCCTCACCCTTTCTAAATCTTATTCTATTTCGACCCCTCACTAGATAAAACATATTTTACGCGACTTGGAAAAAAGAACATCAGGCTTGAGACTGAAATTCCCGCTTTATTTAGAGGTAAAATGAGAACAATTTTCTATCAATTCAAATCAAAAACCTCCCTGTGTCCCCAAGAAGGTCTAGTCATTCGTCTTTCCTCAATTTCCCTTTTAATACATTAAACTGTGTGATAATACCAAACTCCATCTAACATTTGCTTTTCAATCTGACCATCTACTTCAAGAGCATCCAAATGCCCAACAACTTCCGACATAACTAAGGAAAACTGGTTTTTATACTGCCGTTGATAGAGATGTTGAGCAAGTTCGCTTCCAGTAGTGATTCCATCGTAAATTAAATCTTTGATTTTTTTAGATTTCTTTTCTATTCTATCTAATCTCATTTCGATAAGCTGACTTGGATTATCAATCCATTCACCATGTCCAGTAAATACGAAGTCTACATCTAAATCCAAACAGTTTGTTAATGATTTTTTATATTCCCATAATGAGTAAATTCGGTTCCCTAATAAATCTGGTTCAACTAATGCATTACTCGATATATGCTTAATAAGATGGTCGCCAGCAAAACACCACTTTCTTCTTTCATCAACAAAAGCAATTTGATCGGGCGCATGTCCAGGTACTTCCTTTACTGTAAAATCAAAAATTTTCATTCCTTCTTGGAGTGGTATGATATCTGAGATTATCTTTTGATGTGCATTTTTTTCAATCGATGCTTTTAAGTGTTGAACTTGCTGTTCTCCAGCTTCACCGCAGTTCATTTCTTGATAGAACTTTTCAAAAAACTCTATTCTCGTTCTTAAAAACTCTTTGTCTCTTTTTACTCTTGGAATCGCTAATGGATGAGCATAAACTGGAATTGGATGTTTCTCAGTAATCCGATTAACTAGGCCAACATGATCTATATGATGGTGCGTTAATAAAATTTCAGTTAAATCATCCAGACGAAATCCATTTTCGTTTAACGTAGCAACTAACCCTTGCCAACACAAATCATTTGTCATTCCTGCATCAATGAGGGTTAGTGATTGGTTGTGCTTTACAATAAAAAAATTATAAGTTGCTAATCCATAGCTTGCAGGTACAACAACGGGATAAACCGTATACCCATCTCTTTCAAACGTTTTAATCTTCAACACACCTTTCACCTATTTTCCTTTTAATAACTCCGATTAACTAATCAGAAATTTTAGATAATTAAAGCGTAACATAAGTTGATTAGATTGGAAATCAATAAGAATTGACACCTTTAGTGTACTAAAGTTACCATATACTAAAAATAACTATATAAAGCCCATATTTCCCCAGTCTTCTTGTCTTTCAATCATTGCTTTTAATAGAATAAAGCCTTGCTCAAAGTCATTTAAATTAGCCACTTCAACTGGAGAATGTGAATATCGGCGAGCGAATGTTATCGCCCCTCCTAGAATTCCTTCCCTTTCTAAATGGACAGCAGCCAAATCTGTTGTTGCACCTGTCATGACCGCTAATTGATAAGGAATTTCGAGTTGTTCAGCAAATTGGATGATACATTTTTTCATTTGCCTCGACATGATATTTCCCCTTACCCCACCACCTGCTAGAGCTGGAATGACGGGTCCTTGTCCAATTCCAATCGGGTAGCCACTACCGAGACTATCTGGTGTATCTGCACATGGAATTGTATCAAGAACAATTGCAAAATCAGGATTGACTTTATACGTCGCCACTTTCGCACCTCTTAATCCTACTTCTTCTTGGACGGCAATCACCCCAACGAGCGTTCCATTAAAATCGCCCTTTGCTAACGCTTTAAAGAGTTCTACTAACAACACACAACAACTTCTGTTATCAATTGCTTTTCCACAAATTAAATCTTGATTTGAGAACCGATCTAAGTCACTAATATAAGTAATTGGATCACCAATTTGAATGCCCATTTCTTTCACTTCTTGCTTTGACTTTGCCCCGATATCTACATACAACTCATAAATAGACGGGACTTTATTTCGTTCTTCTGGTGATTGCAGGTGACCAGCTTTAACACCAATAACACCAAAATGATCGTTCACCTGAACTTTTCGGCCAACCATTAACGCTTCGAGCATTCCTCCTGTTCGCTCGACTCGTATAAACCCACATTCGTCAATATCACGAACAACACAACCAATCTCATCAGAATGAGCAGATACCATAATCGTAGGGCCTGGTTGCTTCCCGTGTTTATAGGCATAAATGTTTCCCATTTGATCAACTTCCACTTCATCACTATGAAGTTTCAACTGCTCTACTAAGTTTTGAACAACACGGTGTTCATTCCCTGGACCTCCTGAAATCGCTGCTAATTCCTTCAATTGCGTAAAAAACGTCTCTTTAAACATATGGATACCTCCAATATATTTTTGTTTATTTTCTCACAAAAACATTTACTTCGCAAAGCGAAATATCTTATTATAATATGAGTTTAAATGAAATTGCATGGTACAATTTAAGAAGAATAATTACTTACTTATGGAGGAACAAATGAAAAAACAAATCCATCTAGAAATTGAAAAAATTCGTGAACAACTTTATAAAATAAGTCAATACATTGGCGAAAACCCTGAGTTAGGTCATGATGAATTTAAAGCTTCTAAAATATTTTCTGATGAACTAAAAAATCACGACTTCCAAGTTAAACTAGGAACTGCAGGTCTTTCCACTGCTTTTGAAGCCATCTATGACAGTAATATGCCAGGTCCTAGTATTGCTTTTATGGCAGAATACGATGCATTGCCTGATTTAGGACACGCTTGCGGTCATAACCTGATTGGAACAATGGCTGTAGCAGCTGGAATTGGTTTAAGTAAAGTCGTCAACCATTATGGTGGAAAAGTATATGTGTATGGAACACCAGCTGAAGAAACTCGCGGTGGTAAAGTAACGATGGCAGAGCAAGGCATTTTTGACCATTTGAATGTTGCTATGATGGTGCACCCATTTCACCGATTTGAAGAAAGTGGTTCCTCACTTGCGATGGATGCAATACAATTTGAGTTTTTCGGAAAAGCTGCACATGCTGCAGCCTCTCCACATGAAGGAATTAATGCGTTAGACGCTGTCATTCAAACGTTTAATTCTATAAACGCTCTAAGACAACATGTGACTTCAGATGTTCGCATTCACGGTATTATTCCAGAAGGTGGAAAAGCAGCAAACATCGTGCCTGATCATGCAATTGCTCAATTTTATGTTCGTGCTGCTAATCGTACTTACCTAAATGAGTTAATCGAAAAAGTCAAAAGATGTGCAGAAGGAGCTGCTTTAGCTACTGGTGCTAAACTTAAGACCTCTTTTTATGAATTTTCGTATGACGATATGATCACAAATGAAACATTATCCAATGTGTTTACAGATAATCTGGTGCAATTAGGAGTCAATCGAACTAAAATTCAAAGCAAAGGGTCTGGCGGCTCATTAGATATGGGAAATGTTAGCCAGGTCGTGCCATCCATCCATCCTTATATTCAAATTTGCAACGAACCGTATGCATGTCATACTCATGAATTTCGTGAAGCCGCTATGAGTGATCAAGGATTTGAAGGTTTGATGTTAGGCGCAACTTGTATGGCGAACACGGCTTTCGATATCCTTACATCGCCAGAATTACTAAATAAAATTAAAGAAGATTTCAAATCCCAATAAAATAGCAACTAGCTTGGTTATAATTATAAATATTCAAAGTCCCTGTCTATAGCTCTATTCGACAGGGACCTTTGGGTCTTTATTTTTAGTCAAGATATAGAAATGGTTAACATCTTTCTTTGACTGTTTGAAATCATTGATTTGAAACCCTTTAGCAAATAAACGCTGGATTACTTCCCTAAATTGATTACGCCACTTTTTAGCTAGATCTGGATTAGAATACTTTATTTTTTGAATATTTTTAGGAATCGGTAATTTAAGTGCTATATCACCTGAAGTTTCTTCGATATTACCTACCTCCCAATATAAATTATCCTCTGTTCCTATGACTTTACCAACTTCATAATACTCCTTAACTCCTCTCCTACTTGATATCAATGATTTTTTTTGTGCAAGAGTATGGTTAACATCCCAATCTACTACTAATCGATCAGTTGGTATTCCCTTATTTAAGTTATCATTAATAAATCCGTAACAATTTTCACTATATTTAAAACCTATAGCCCCTAATTTGTGAAAGTTTAAGTTTGCATTGATTGCTTCTAGTGGATCAAATGTCCATTGAATATTTGAAAAGCCTATTTTACGAGCTTGATCATATTGTTCCCATTTAAGCTCTTCACCAATACCTAAATTTCGGTAGTCTTTTAATATCCCTAATATATGTGAACAAAGATAGATTCTTGGATTGCCTGAGTTCAAATCACTTACTCCTGGGAACCCGTAAGAAAAACCAACCATTTTTTCCTTATTATTAAAAGCACCTAATACAATTCCACCATTTCTCGCTACTGTTATGAGATTGTGAAGCGGAACTTTATTAAAACTTCCCCAAATTTCTCCATATAGTTTTTCTATTTCAGAAAAATGTTCGATACTTTTTATCATTTTTATTTTAACAACTGACATATCTTCCCCCTTATACTTTTATTTTATTGCAGAGTATCCTTTTAAATAAGACAACTATTAAAATAGAGTATAAAATTTAATGACCTAGCTAAAAGGATACTCTACTTTCCCACTACAATTATTGACTGTTCAAGTCATTAACAACCTCATCAGCACTATCAGGTCTTTTCGTAAATTTACTAACGATAACAATTACAAGAGTTGCTATAATGAAACCTGGCACGGCTTCATACGTAATTCCAAAGAGCAGCTTAGATACTAAAGCTTTTACATCAGGAAGGAACGCATATGTCCATTGTGGTTGCTGTTTTACGAGAATAACGGTAATTAACCCTGAAATCATTCCCCAGAAAATCCCTTGTTTTGTTGTTCCTTTCCAGTAAAAACTTAATAATAAAGCTGGACCAAAACATGCGCCTAAACCACCAAATGCAAACAATACCATCCAGAAAACAAATTCAGTCATTGTAAATGCTAAAATTAGTGAAAGACCCATTACAAATAAGATTGATAAGCGGCTAAATAGCATTAATTTAGCTTGAGAAATTTCTTTACCTTTTCCTATCAATTTGTCATAAATATCACGTACAATTGCACTTGATGCTACTAGCAATTGACTATCAGCACTAGACATGATCGCGGCTAATATAGCTACAACTAGAATTCCAAAGAAGAATGGGTTAAATAATTCGTTTCCAAGAGATGTAAAAATGGCCTCATGGTTTTCATTTGGTAATAATGAGATATCAGGGAAATATGCTCGACCAGTTAACCCAATCATAATCGCCCCGTATGCCATCAATAAGTTCCAAATTGAACCGATAAGAGCAGCTTTACGCATTTCTCTTGGATCTTTAAGCGCCATATATCGTACTAAAATATGCGGGTTTCCTGGGCTACCTAGTGCAATCCCGACAAGCCCCATTATAGCTCCAAATGAAAATGAGAACGGATCGATAAAGTTTGTACCTTGGACGTGCATGGCATCAATAACTGGACCAAACCCTCCTAATCCGATGATGGCAACAATTGGGAGAATTGTTAATGAAACAAACATAAACATTGTTTGAAGCAAATCCGTTTTTGCTACAGCGTGAAATCCACCTAGGATTGTATATAATAGAATAATTCCTGCTGTCATCCACATTCCACTTGTTGATGATAGTCCCAAGCTGTTAGAAAATGCGGTACCCCCTGCTACAATTTGACTACCTACGTAAGCGATCATAAAGAAAATGATAATTAATGCACTCGTTACCCTTAAGAGATTTGTTTTATCCTCATACCTTGACTCGAGTATATCTGGGATTGTAATACTTCCAGTCTTTTCACTAAATCTACGAAAGCGTTTTGCAACATAGAAAAACATGAAGATCTCTACGAAGATATAACCAAATGCGACCCATACAGCTTGCAATCCACCTACATAAGCCATACCTGTGACCCCAAGAACTAGCCATGCACTCCGACCAGAACTTACCGCACTAAATGCTACTGTCCATTTCCCTAAGTTACGACCAGCTAAGAAAAAGTCCGTTAAACCTCCAGAGGATTTCTTTGAATTTACATACCCAATAACAACTAATAAAATAAGATAGAGGATAAAAACAGAGATCGTAAGTGGATGTGCATTCATAATTATAGTTCTCCCTTCACATCATCAGAGTTTGACGATACTGATATTTCTTTATGCCGAGCTTGATCTTTCTTTGTTTCACTTAAATAAACTAAAATAGTTACTAACACAACTGAAACTGGAAACAACACAAGACTAAGAAATATTCCAAATGTCATAAAGTACACCCCTCTTTTTTATTTTTTTAAAATATTCTGAAATTTAACCTAGAAGAAAACCCTTCTCTAATGAAAGGCATTCTTCTAATTATTTGACCTTATGTTATTTATTCCAGTTTGCTGGGTATAGAGAAAAGAAGAACGCACCGCTGGATGTTGTTTCATAAACGATTGGGGTATCTTTTTCCACAAAGAAAACATCCCCGCTTTTCCCTATCATTCTTTCAGTCTTCATTTCGTCGTGAATTATAATTTCTCCTTCAAGAACATAGATGATTTCATCATATTTCACTGTCCATGGAAACTTACAATTTTCCATTTTTACGATTCCACCTCCGAGAGAATCAGAGATTTCATCATTAACTACTCTCGTTATAAAAGCCTCACCTGTACCTATTGTGCCTTCCAAAACTTCAAATTTTACATTAGAATGATCTATAAAAAGTACTGTCATACGTTCCCTCCTTTACCAACCACCGTATGCTAACCAACCGCCGTCTACAGTATATGTCGTACCTGTAACATAACTCGCTTCATCTGAAGCTAAAAATAGAATGACATCTGCCACTTCTTTTGTCGTTCCAAAACGTTTCAACGGTGTCCTTCTCATGATGTCTTCGTCACCATATCCACCTGAATCTTGATCTTGATCATCTAAAGGAGTCTTAATAAAGGCAGGAGCTACCCCGTTAACTCTAATACCTTTTTCGGCCCACTCTACAGCTAACACTTTTGTCAGTCCGTTCATCCCGTGCTTTGTTGAACTATACGCTGCTCGCATTGGAACGACAACAGATCCCCAAATAGAAGTAATATTTACTATTGATCCACCACCGTTTTTCTCCATAAACTTAGCAGCTTCTTGTGCCCCAAAAAATACACCCGTTAAATTTGTATCAATAACCGCTCTCCAGTCTTCTTCCGATAATTCCATTGAGGGTGCAATTCGATTAACCCCAGCATTATTAACTAAAACATCAATTTTACCAAACACTTCTACGGTCTTAGTCATTAGCCTTTCTACGTCTTTTTTATTTGCCATATCGCAAGCTATCGCAATGACATCATAGCCTTTCTCTTTGAGTTTTGCCGCTACTATATCTGCCCGCTCTTGACTTCTAGAATTAACGACTACTTTAGCACCTTCTTCTGCAAACCTTTCAGCAACGGTTTCACCAATCCCCATG
This window encodes:
- the lhgO gene encoding L-2-hydroxyglutarate oxidase, which translates into the protein MYDFTIVGGGIVGLSVGVALFKKYPNAKVLLLEKEDCFAKHQTGHNSGVIHSGIYYKPRSYKARFAREGSHLMNQFCNEYQIDHEICGKVIVATKKEELPLLEQLYQRGLQNELNINKISAGQLKEIEPHVNGVAAIHVPMAGIVNYKQISEKFAELMVASGGELRLNTFVENIVESDDDVVIETTKGTFHSKLLINCAGLHSDRIAKLAGYITDMKIVPFRGEYYQLKSEKRHLVKNLIYPVPNPKFPFLGVHFTRMIDGSVEAGPNAVLSLKREGYFKKDINVKDMIEVLAYRGFWKLANKHMKEGFEEVIRSLNKAKFVKTLQQLIPEIQERDLVVAPSGVRAQALKPDGSLVDDFHIIIGKKCVHVCNAPSPAATASIRIGMEVVDQLSKKANVR
- a CDS encoding ABC transporter permease yields the protein MNTTSNTTKDGVDEALRTALSTRDRPPKANGITSSFVFAWRAILKIKYVPEQLFDVTMFPIMFTLMFTYLFGGALAGSPSEYLQFLLPGILVQTVVFTSIYTGTALNTDISKGIFDRFRSLPIWSPSPLVGALLADTIRYTIASSIVIVLGLILGFRPSGGVIGVLLGVLLLLVFAFSLSWIFTSLGLVMRTPNAVMGVSMVVLFPLTFGSNVFVDPETMPSWLQAFVEVNPITLLVTAVRGLMQGTVTFEQIGVVLLSSLVIVVIFAPLTIYLYRNKK
- a CDS encoding ATP-binding cassette domain-containing protein, whose product is MSDTNHLQKNTPLAIDATGLVKTFGKNRAVDGVNLKVPAGTVYGILGPNGAGKTTTIRMLATLLQPDGGTARILGHDLVQEADEVRQRVSLTGQFASIDEDLSGFENLLMIARLMGYSRKQAKQRANELLWAFDLKDAAKQQVKKYSGGMRRRIDIAASIVVTPDLLFLDEPTTGLDPRSRNQVWDIVRVLVSTGTTVLLTTQYLDEADQLADRIAVIDRGKVIAEGTSGELKASVGSGTLHIRLLDPEVRSQAEQLLTEILETSIHLSSDPAALSARVSDTERIAYALGELARARIGIADFSLGQPSLDEVFLTLTGRPAEEDTKEEST
- a CDS encoding MBL fold metallo-hydrolase, with translation MLKIKTFERDGYTVYPVVVPASYGLATYNFFIVKHNQSLTLIDAGMTNDLCWQGLVATLNENGFRLDDLTEILLTHHHIDHVGLVNRITEKHPIPVYAHPLAIPRVKRDKEFLRTRIEFFEKFYQEMNCGEAGEQQVQHLKASIEKNAHQKIISDIIPLQEGMKIFDFTVKEVPGHAPDQIAFVDERRKWCFAGDHLIKHISSNALVEPDLLGNRIYSLWEYKKSLTNCLDLDVDFVFTGHGEWIDNPSQLIEMRLDRIEKKSKKIKDLIYDGITTGSELAQHLYQRQYKNQFSLVMSEVVGHLDALEVDGQIEKQMLDGVWYYHTV
- a CDS encoding M42 family metallopeptidase codes for the protein MFKETFFTQLKELAAISGGPGNEHRVVQNLVEQLKLHSDEVEVDQMGNIYAYKHGKQPGPTIMVSAHSDEIGCVVRDIDECGFIRVERTGGMLEALMVGRKVQVNDHFGVIGVKAGHLQSPEERNKVPSIYELYVDIGAKSKQEVKEMGIQIGDPITYISDLDRFSNQDLICGKAIDNRSCCVLLVELFKALAKGDFNGTLVGVIAVQEEVGLRGAKVATYKVNPDFAIVLDTIPCADTPDSLGSGYPIGIGQGPVIPALAGGGVRGNIMSRQMKKCIIQFAEQLEIPYQLAVMTGATTDLAAVHLEREGILGGAITFARRYSHSPVEVANLNDFEQGFILLKAMIERQEDWGNMGFI
- a CDS encoding M20 family metallopeptidase, with amino-acid sequence MKKQIHLEIEKIREQLYKISQYIGENPELGHDEFKASKIFSDELKNHDFQVKLGTAGLSTAFEAIYDSNMPGPSIAFMAEYDALPDLGHACGHNLIGTMAVAAGIGLSKVVNHYGGKVYVYGTPAEETRGGKVTMAEQGIFDHLNVAMMVHPFHRFEESGSSLAMDAIQFEFFGKAAHAAASPHEGINALDAVIQTFNSINALRQHVTSDVRIHGIIPEGGKAANIVPDHAIAQFYVRAANRTYLNELIEKVKRCAEGAALATGAKLKTSFYEFSYDDMITNETLSNVFTDNLVQLGVNRTKIQSKGSGGSLDMGNVSQVVPSIHPYIQICNEPYACHTHEFREAAMSDQGFEGLMLGATCMANTAFDILTSPELLNKIKEDFKSQ
- a CDS encoding sodium/proline symporter — translated: MNAHPLTISVFILYLILLVVIGYVNSKKSSGGLTDFFLAGRNLGKWTVAFSAVSSGRSAWLVLGVTGMAYVGGLQAVWVAFGYIFVEIFMFFYVAKRFRRFSEKTGSITIPDILESRYEDKTNLLRVTSALIIIFFMIAYVGSQIVAGGTAFSNSLGLSSTSGMWMTAGIILLYTILGGFHAVAKTDLLQTMFMFVSLTILPIVAIIGLGGFGPVIDAMHVQGTNFIDPFSFSFGAIMGLVGIALGSPGNPHILVRYMALKDPREMRKAALIGSIWNLLMAYGAIMIGLTGRAYFPDISLLPNENHEAIFTSLGNELFNPFFFGILVVAILAAIMSSADSQLLVASSAIVRDIYDKLIGKGKEISQAKLMLFSRLSILFVMGLSLILAFTMTEFVFWMVLFAFGGLGACFGPALLLSFYWKGTTKQGIFWGMISGLITVILVKQQPQWTYAFLPDVKALVSKLLFGITYEAVPGFIIATLVIVIVSKFTKRPDSADEVVNDLNSQ
- a CDS encoding cupin domain-containing protein; this translates as MTVLFIDHSNVKFEVLEGTIGTGEAFITRVVNDEISDSLGGGIVKMENCKFPWTVKYDEIIYVLEGEIIIHDEMKTERMIGKSGDVFFVEKDTPIVYETTSSGAFFFSLYPANWNK
- a CDS encoding SDR family NAD(P)-dependent oxidoreductase yields the protein MRLKDKVCIITGSSMGIGETVAERFAEEGAKVVVNSRSQERADIVAAKLKEKGYDVIAIACDMANKKDVERLMTKTVEVFGKIDVLVNNAGVNRIAPSMELSEEDWRAVIDTNLTGVFFGAQEAAKFMEKNGGGSIVNITSIWGSVVVPMRAAYSSTKHGMNGLTKVLAVEWAEKGIRVNGVAPAFIKTPLDDQDQDSGGYGDEDIMRRTPLKRFGTTKEVADVILFLASDEASYVTGTTYTVDGGWLAYGGW